The following proteins are encoded in a genomic region of Gemmatimonadota bacterium:
- a CDS encoding TonB-dependent receptor, with product MTRWIIAFVAMSFLSASAMAGVTGKIAGQIVDKDDGGGLPGANVVVLGLHSVYGATSDPEGNYVILNVPAGTYDVKCSFIGYQDVVLKGIKVLPDLTTEVDFVLAEQALEGETIEVVAVRPLVQKDKTSSMRLVTSEELEYMPVRGYAAATSLQAGVTNRNGSLYIRGGRFSEVDYIVDGVSQKDLQFGSSTTTLSNGAIDQVSVIVGGFEAEYGRVMSGVVKVVTREGGQHYSGSVEYITDEMNDRSWAGAPSYGYNTTDATFGGPLVPGTNGPSFFVSGEYIDRLDRSPRWGVEAHEWEKDLLSQEEYDLLSEGILPHYTLERWGWQAKLAYRLSDEIGLKAGIVGSKTDRLSYSHTYRYNLRHAPRVKRNNNSAFARVTYTLGAKTFFTLQTSVFDQNFKVGDGVHFDNLHDYARPQGNSRYDAESLFARGDVDSTEITRTTETINDRPITYFEGDEGRVYDDFEQTSSFYLTPIDFDLTSQISRNHQFKLGFDVQMHRLRYYRHLTPSLTYRGPFVSIDDRGGFQDVDRYGYDYNWNNQVVEPLNSTRDAQKEPILASFYVQDKMEYDGLIINAGVRYDYLNASTDVLANEGVPLGGDSTLDPSDLAGNSVYHKISPRLGVGFPVTDKTVFHMNYGIFYQQPKLEDLYVGLDYLEYKAPLGGYYYAFGNPNLRPEKTTAYEVGVVQQLGGHASVDVTAYYKAVENLVQVTTIPSDPVAFASFRNNDYGTIKGLDFGLLMRRVGRTTARVSYSLAYATGTGSSPQTQRRIAWGFQPGVTEPPKSTSPLDFDQRHKIAASIDYRFVDKDGPRFLGGQPLSNAGINVLFEAGSGFPYTPTFTFNEVTTGASASRPSGPVNSSYGPWTFRTDVKANKRFKIIGLQGDLYVWVLNLLNRANATSPVYSSTGSPMTSGWLNTDEGRKFVERFGQLGEDKYKLKEKSPFNFGTPRQVRFGLALSF from the coding sequence ATGACGAGATGGATAATCGCATTTGTTGCGATGTCGTTTTTATCCGCATCGGCGATGGCCGGGGTGACGGGTAAAATTGCGGGTCAGATTGTTGACAAAGACGACGGTGGTGGATTGCCCGGTGCCAATGTGGTGGTTCTGGGCTTGCACAGTGTCTATGGTGCGACATCCGATCCCGAAGGTAATTATGTGATTTTGAATGTGCCCGCAGGCACGTATGACGTAAAATGTAGCTTTATCGGGTATCAAGATGTGGTGCTCAAAGGCATCAAGGTGTTGCCCGATTTGACTACCGAAGTTGATTTTGTGCTCGCAGAGCAAGCCCTGGAAGGCGAAACTATCGAAGTGGTGGCGGTGCGCCCGCTGGTGCAGAAAGACAAAACCAGTTCGATGCGCCTCGTAACCAGCGAAGAACTCGAGTATATGCCCGTTCGCGGGTATGCAGCGGCCACGTCCTTGCAGGCGGGCGTGACGAACCGGAACGGCTCGCTTTATATACGCGGCGGGCGGTTTTCCGAAGTTGATTACATCGTCGATGGGGTATCGCAGAAGGATTTGCAATTCGGTTCATCGACCACGACCCTGAGCAATGGCGCTATTGATCAAGTATCCGTGATTGTGGGTGGGTTTGAAGCGGAGTATGGGCGCGTGATGTCGGGCGTTGTCAAGGTGGTGACGCGCGAAGGCGGGCAGCACTATTCGGGGTCTGTGGAATACATTACAGATGAGATGAATGACCGCAGTTGGGCCGGTGCGCCTTCTTATGGGTATAACACTACCGATGCGACATTTGGTGGTCCGCTCGTTCCCGGAACGAACGGACCTTCATTTTTTGTTTCTGGAGAATACATCGATCGCCTCGACCGCAGCCCGCGCTGGGGGGTGGAAGCCCACGAGTGGGAAAAAGACCTGTTGTCACAGGAAGAGTACGATTTGCTCAGCGAGGGCATATTGCCGCACTATACACTCGAAAGATGGGGCTGGCAGGCCAAGCTGGCGTATCGGTTGTCCGACGAAATCGGCCTGAAAGCTGGGATTGTAGGCTCAAAAACGGATCGCTTGAGCTATAGTCACACCTATCGCTATAATTTGCGGCACGCGCCGCGTGTAAAAAGAAATAACAACTCGGCATTTGCCCGCGTGACCTACACGCTCGGTGCAAAGACCTTTTTCACTTTGCAAACAAGTGTTTTTGACCAGAATTTCAAAGTAGGCGACGGGGTTCATTTCGACAATTTGCACGACTATGCCCGTCCCCAGGGCAATTCGCGTTATGACGCGGAAAGTTTGTTTGCACGCGGCGATGTGGATTCAACCGAGATTACGCGGACAACGGAAACCATCAATGATCGCCCTATAACGTATTTTGAAGGCGATGAAGGGCGCGTGTATGATGATTTTGAGCAAACCAGCTCATTTTATCTCACGCCTATCGATTTTGATTTGACCAGCCAGATCAGCCGCAATCACCAGTTTAAGCTCGGTTTTGACGTGCAAATGCATCGGTTGCGTTATTACCGGCACCTGACCCCCAGTTTGACCTACCGCGGTCCGTTCGTCAGCATAGACGACAGGGGTGGCTTTCAGGATGTAGATCGCTACGGGTATGATTACAACTGGAATAATCAGGTAGTCGAGCCTCTAAATTCGACCCGAGACGCGCAAAAAGAACCCATTTTGGCTTCGTTTTACGTGCAGGACAAGATGGAATACGACGGGTTGATCATCAATGCGGGCGTGCGATACGATTATTTGAATGCGAGTACCGATGTGCTGGCGAATGAAGGTGTGCCACTGGGTGGCGATTCCACGCTGGACCCATCGGATTTGGCTGGCAACAGCGTGTATCACAAGATCAGCCCGCGCCTGGGTGTTGGATTTCCCGTCACAGACAAGACTGTATTCCACATGAACTACGGCATTTTTTACCAGCAACCCAAGCTGGAAGACCTGTATGTTGGTCTGGATTATCTGGAATACAAAGCGCCTTTAGGAGGATATTATTACGCTTTTGGCAATCCGAATCTCAGGCCGGAAAAAACCACGGCTTACGAAGTGGGTGTGGTGCAGCAGTTGGGCGGCCATGCCAGTGTCGATGTCACTGCTTATTACAAAGCCGTGGAAAACCTTGTTCAGGTAACGACAATTCCGTCTGATCCCGTGGCTTTTGCCTCGTTTCGCAACAACGACTACGGAACCATCAAGGGGCTGGACTTTGGTTTGCTCATGCGTCGCGTAGGGCGCACAACAGCGCGCGTGTCTTATTCTCTGGCTTATGCGACGGGTACGGGATCAAGCCCACAAACCCAGCGGCGGATCGCCTGGGGCTTCCAACCCGGTGTGACCGAGCCGCCCAAATCGACCTCGCCACTCGACTTTGATCAACGCCACAAAATTGCGGCATCGATTGACTATCGCTTTGTAGATAAAGATGGCCCGAGGTTCCTGGGTGGTCAGCCGCTGTCCAATGCGGGGATCAATGTGTTGTTCGAAGCCGGGAGTGGGTTCCCCTATACGCCCACGTTCACGTTTAATGAAGTGACCACAGGGGCTTCGGCGTCACGTCCTTCGGGACCGGTGAATTCCAGCTATGGTCCCTGGACATTCAGGACCGATGTGAAGGCGAACAAGCGTTTCAAAATTATAGGGCTTCAGGGTGATCTGTACGTCTGGGTGCTCAATTTGCTCAACCGCGCCAACGCAACCAGCCCCGTGTATTCGAGCACGGGCAGCCCGATGACTTCGGGCTGGTTGAATACAGACGAAGGCCGCAAATTTGTGGAGCGCTTTGGTCAACTGGGCGAAGACAAATACAAGCTCAAAGAGAAAAGCCCATTCAACTTTGGCACGCCGCGGCAGGTTCGCTTCGGACTCGCGCTCAGCTTCTAA
- a CDS encoding PorV/PorQ family protein, whose translation MFRKMIFLFAALALIAQDARAGDESRIGTAAAQELRIPIGSRGTALGGAILAHVKGAEALQWNPSGLVFGTHKREAIFSYLDYIADMNVNYFAITTRLRDDISVGISARVFAVGDIVVTTEESPEGTGEILSPRFSCVTFTYSQLLTDRVSFGTTIKYIHEAIKREVANGLAFDFGFQYKTALKGLTLGIAMRNYGPDLRFDGPDLDRVVKLQDAVPEADPQAGSRSFRTSLAAAELPTSIEIGFSYAFYEDALGKAAFSATFRNNNLATDEYQAGVEYSMKQILQLRGGYVASPTGDALPSGFKKEYILGPTFGFGLNVPMGNMAFQVDYAYGKTEYFQDNHWLTVGLGF comes from the coding sequence ATGTTCAGGAAGATGATTTTTCTGTTTGCCGCGCTGGCATTGATCGCTCAGGATGCCCGTGCAGGCGATGAGAGCCGCATCGGCACAGCCGCGGCACAAGAGTTGCGCATTCCAATTGGTTCGCGCGGTACAGCACTTGGAGGCGCCATACTGGCCCATGTAAAAGGTGCGGAGGCATTGCAGTGGAATCCCTCGGGATTGGTATTTGGAACGCACAAACGCGAAGCCATATTTTCATATCTGGATTATATCGCGGATATGAATGTGAATTATTTTGCGATTACTACGCGTCTGCGGGATGATATTTCGGTGGGGATCAGTGCCCGCGTGTTTGCGGTGGGCGATATTGTTGTGACGACCGAGGAGTCGCCCGAAGGCACGGGCGAGATACTCTCCCCGAGGTTTTCGTGTGTGACATTTACATATTCGCAGTTGTTGACAGACCGCGTGTCGTTTGGCACCACGATCAAATATATCCACGAGGCGATTAAGCGAGAGGTCGCCAATGGTCTGGCGTTTGATTTTGGTTTTCAATACAAAACCGCGCTAAAGGGTTTGACGCTGGGTATTGCTATGCGAAACTATGGTCCAGACCTGCGGTTTGATGGTCCGGATCTGGACCGGGTGGTGAAATTGCAAGACGCGGTGCCAGAGGCCGATCCCCAAGCCGGGTCGCGCAGTTTCCGCACATCGCTGGCAGCGGCTGAGTTGCCCACGTCTATAGAAATCGGTTTTTCCTATGCATTCTATGAAGATGCGCTGGGCAAAGCTGCTTTTTCTGCGACCTTCCGCAATAATAATCTGGCGACTGACGAGTATCAGGCTGGCGTTGAGTATTCGATGAAGCAAATTCTTCAGTTGCGCGGAGGGTATGTGGCTTCTCCAACAGGTGATGCCCTGCCCAGCGGGTTTAAGAAGGAATATATTCTGGGCCCGACGTTTGGCTTTGGTCTGAATGTGCCCATGGGCAATATGGCTTTTCAGGTGGATTATGCCTATGGCAAGACAGAGTACTTTCAGGATAATCACTGGTTGACTGTGGGACTCGGGTTTTAG
- a CDS encoding PspA/IM30 family protein gives MGTFSRIRTVVRAAVEHVVRKIEDPKKMVRQMVLDMEDALDDAVVAVAQAMANEKLLARRIAQKREESALWACKAEDAMDAGEEALARKALFLKVTVDEAVNTLQKAREEAEEVTVTLKQRLAELKAKLASARARQSTLAIRRQVVQEVRQDARVEAYDRFVRDVAREEATAEIYAEMVGSGDAQLEEEFDQLERKQRVEAEIQVLKEKIKQSARQNDESEEEK, from the coding sequence ATGGGCACTTTTTCGAGAATCCGCACTGTGGTACGCGCTGCGGTTGAGCATGTTGTGCGTAAGATAGAGGATCCAAAGAAGATGGTGCGACAGATGGTGCTGGATATGGAGGACGCACTGGATGATGCGGTGGTTGCCGTGGCACAGGCGATGGCCAATGAGAAGTTGCTGGCGCGTCGGATTGCTCAGAAGCGGGAAGAGTCGGCTTTGTGGGCGTGCAAGGCAGAGGATGCTATGGATGCAGGTGAGGAGGCGTTGGCGCGCAAGGCGCTGTTTCTGAAGGTGACGGTTGATGAAGCGGTCAATACACTGCAAAAAGCGCGGGAGGAAGCAGAAGAGGTGACGGTGACGCTGAAGCAGCGACTTGCAGAACTGAAGGCGAAGTTGGCGTCTGCCCGCGCACGGCAGAGCACTCTGGCGATTCGCAGACAGGTGGTGCAGGAGGTGCGGCAAGATGCGCGTGTAGAAGCTTATGATCGGTTTGTTCGGGATGTGGCGCGCGAGGAAGCGACTGCTGAGATCTATGCGGAGATGGTGGGAAGTGGCGATGCGCAGTTGGAAGAAGAGTTTGATCAATTGGAGCGAAAGCAGCGCGTTGAAGCCGAGATTCAGGTGTTGAAGGAGAAGATAAAACAAAGTGCGCGCCAGAATGACGAATCTGAGGAGGAGAAGTAA
- a CDS encoding ion channel DMI1, giving the protein MKNLFFKLRSRTTDPVARVKNYLKFRVERLLLSGAHSRLLFIATLIGIVAIGGGLLVQETDKPFDDRESAIWWAFLRLTDPGYLGDDEGLARRVISTVVTVLGYVLFMGSLIAIMTQWLNQTIRDFERGLTPIVRRNHILILGWTNRTSEIVSELMRAEGRVRRFLQLLGARGLHVVILSEDVSLERTMELRRALGSLWNPKKITFRSGIPLRIEHLERVDFQNAGAIILPGADFAYGSADESDTRIIKTLLSISNQREKEDEIEVLPLLVTEIFDSDKVFMAKRAYRGILEILASDLFITRCMAQNVRHPGLSQVFHDILSHGVGNEVYVRMCEEFTGSRFGDLSGAYPKAILLGVVRPQGETFCPLLNPSGDLIVESEDRLVFLAQEYEDCEPLRNYQIERVSRKFQEVPHVREKGKRRILILGWNHKAAVLLKEFGRQMREQFEIAVLSLIPSAQREAEVAQKGIDPRRVVVTHREGDPTSLSDLREMEPGGYDNVVILGSDWVETQEESDARTIVGHLVLRNVLDEGTHKPEILVDLMDSENVVLFEDYDTEVLVTPMIASHVLAQVALRREINVVYEELFAAGGAEIFFRRVSDYGIAGQNVSFGQIVEMSACRGEIALGIRQNGGVVLNPKHDELYILSESDDLIVLIREDQA; this is encoded by the coding sequence TTGAAAAATCTTTTTTTTAAACTGCGATCGCGAACTACTGACCCGGTTGCGCGAGTAAAAAATTACCTGAAATTTCGCGTTGAGCGATTGTTGTTGAGCGGGGCGCATTCTCGATTGCTATTTATCGCGACCTTAATTGGCATTGTCGCCATTGGTGGTGGTTTGCTGGTGCAGGAAACGGATAAACCTTTTGATGATCGCGAATCAGCTATCTGGTGGGCATTTTTGCGTTTGACCGATCCGGGTTATTTGGGAGATGACGAAGGGCTTGCCCGCCGCGTGATTTCAACGGTGGTGACAGTGCTTGGATACGTGCTTTTTATGGGGTCGTTGATCGCGATTATGACGCAGTGGCTCAATCAGACGATTCGCGATTTTGAGCGCGGGCTTACGCCTATTGTGCGTCGCAATCACATTTTGATTTTGGGATGGACCAATCGCACGTCTGAAATTGTCAGCGAGTTGATGCGCGCTGAAGGTCGCGTGCGCCGGTTTTTGCAACTACTCGGTGCGCGGGGGTTACATGTGGTGATTCTTTCCGAAGACGTGAGTTTGGAGCGCACAATGGAATTGCGGAGAGCACTGGGTTCTTTGTGGAATCCTAAGAAGATTACATTTCGGTCGGGGATACCCCTGCGGATAGAACATTTGGAGCGCGTGGATTTTCAAAATGCGGGTGCCATTATTTTGCCCGGTGCTGATTTTGCTTATGGCAGCGCGGATGAATCGGATACGCGTATCATAAAAACACTGTTGTCGATATCGAATCAGCGGGAAAAAGAAGATGAGATAGAAGTTCTACCCCTGCTGGTGACAGAAATTTTCGATTCCGACAAAGTGTTTATGGCTAAAAGGGCCTATAGAGGCATTTTAGAGATTTTGGCGAGTGATCTTTTTATTACGCGATGTATGGCGCAAAATGTGCGTCATCCGGGATTGTCACAGGTGTTCCACGATATCTTGTCGCACGGGGTTGGCAATGAGGTCTATGTGCGAATGTGCGAGGAGTTTACGGGTTCTCGTTTTGGCGATCTTTCAGGTGCGTATCCCAAAGCGATTTTGCTGGGCGTGGTGCGTCCTCAAGGTGAGACATTTTGCCCCCTGCTCAATCCGTCTGGGGATTTGATTGTGGAATCAGAAGACCGTCTGGTCTTTTTGGCGCAGGAGTACGAGGATTGTGAACCTCTGAGAAATTATCAGATAGAACGCGTATCGCGTAAATTTCAAGAGGTGCCCCATGTGAGGGAAAAAGGCAAACGACGCATCTTAATTTTGGGATGGAATCACAAAGCTGCGGTTTTGCTTAAAGAATTCGGCAGGCAAATGCGCGAACAATTTGAGATCGCGGTTTTGTCTCTTATACCCTCGGCACAAAGAGAAGCTGAAGTGGCGCAAAAAGGTATTGACCCGCGCCGCGTGGTTGTTACCCATCGCGAGGGCGATCCCACTTCACTATCTGATTTAAGAGAAATGGAGCCAGGTGGGTATGACAATGTGGTGATTTTGGGCAGTGATTGGGTAGAGACACAGGAAGAGTCAGATGCGCGGACGATTGTGGGACATCTGGTGCTGAGGAATGTGCTGGATGAGGGCACACATAAACCAGAAATTCTGGTCGATTTGATGGATTCCGAAAATGTGGTGTTGTTTGAAGATTACGATACCGAGGTTCTGGTTACGCCCATGATCGCAAGCCATGTGCTGGCACAGGTTGCGTTGCGTCGGGAGATCAATGTCGTTTATGAAGAGTTGTTTGCCGCTGGTGGTGCAGAGATTTTCTTTCGCCGGGTTTCAGATTACGGCATAGCAGGTCAAAATGTGAGCTTTGGACAGATTGTGGAGATGTCGGCATGTCGGGGCGAAATCGCACTGGGTATTCGCCAAAACGGCGGGGTTGTGCTCAATCCGAAACATGATGAGCTATATATTCTAAGTGAATCGGATGATCTTATTGTATTGATTCGGGAGGATCAGGCATGA